From Myotis daubentonii chromosome 7, mMyoDau2.1, whole genome shotgun sequence, a single genomic window includes:
- the LOC132238600 gene encoding large ribosomal subunit protein uL15-like, giving the protein MPSRLRKTRKLRGHVSHGHGRIGKHRKHPGGRGNAGGLHHHRINFDKYHPGYLGKVGMRHYHLKRNQSFCPTVNLDKLWTLVSEQTRVNAAKSKTGVAPITDVVRSGYYKALGKGKLPKQPVIVKAKFFSRRAEEKIKGVGGACILVA; this is encoded by the coding sequence ATGCCATCCAGACTGAGGAAGACCCGCAAACTTCGGGGCCACGTGAGCCACGGCCACGGCCGCATCGGCAAGCACAGGAAGCACCCGGGGGGCCGCGGGAATGCTGGCGGCCTGCATCATCACAGGATCAACTTTGACAAATATCATCCAGGTTACTTAGGGAAAGTTGGTATGAGGCATTACCACTTGAAGAGGAACCAGAGCTTCTGCCCAACTGTCAACCTTGATAAACTGTGGACCCTGGTCAGTGAGCAGACACGGGTGAATGCTGCCAAAAGCAAGACTGGAGTTGCTCCCATCACTGATGTGGTGCGATCGGGCTACTACAAAgctctggggaagggaaagctCCCAAAGCAGCCTGTCATTGTGAAGGCCAAGTTCTTCAGCAGAAGAGCCGAGGAGAAGATTAAGGGTGTTGGTGGGGCCTGTATCCTGGTAGCCTGA